From the genome of Malus domestica chromosome 04, GDT2T_hap1, one region includes:
- the LOC114824370 gene encoding pentatricopeptide repeat-containing protein At2g32630-like: protein MSSHKAFKTLKKVFPAEPTFISNQETAEKIVKTLIKSGIQPLKSTSSSLLSSLNPHITNLVLSNPLVLPHSCVKLFNFLQKNPSHKHNLKSHVTLLCRLYQARKFAQMKIVLNVIVTNDNLRCPVSEIASLIEEGPNGMKFAGTLCDMLFRVYAENKMVEEAIGVFDYVGRNGIEIGERSCIVLLLALRKCGRVDSCWRFFDRMVKNGVRITVLTYNTILKAYIGRKDFEGVSEVLRLMEKDGVGYNVVTSTLLIDLFGSSERIEGAQKVFEEMPERGIEPDLYVYTSIINCYCKAGNMERALFLLSECNQRGFAPNEHTYGVLINGACKAGQMEMADILVNEMQSKGIDVNQVVFHTLMDGYCKKGMMDEALKLRDVMEKKGFQFDVFTYSTVASGLCKLNRNEEAKALLFTVEERGVTPNAVCFTILIDIFCKEGNLDEAKRVFNDMKRKGERPNTVTYNALIDGYSKNGYMNKARKLKKEMEDKGLRPNTRTLNTLIHGECVDGKVDEALKLFREMPQRNLTRNVVTYTTMISGLSKNGRTHEALKLYDEMEKAGLTPDKRLYRLYRSLVDLVGVAEREELS from the coding sequence ATGTCTTCTCATAAAGCCTTCAAAACGTTGAAGAAAGTCTTCCCCGCAGAGCCCACGTTCATATCGAACCAAGAAACCGCCGAGAAGATTGTCAAAACCCTAATCAAATCAGGCATTCAACCCCTCAAATCAACATCATCATCTTTGCTCTCCAGTCTCAATCCCCACATAACAAACCTAGTCCTCTCAAACCCACTCGTCCTACCACATTCTTGCGTAAAATTATTCAACTTTCTCCAGAAAAATCCATCCCACAAACACAATCTTAAATCCCACGTTACCCTCCTTTGCAGACTTTATCAAGCTAGAAAATTTGCCCAGATGAAGATTGTACTGAATGTTATTGTCACGAATGATAATCTTCGATGCCCGGTTTCCGAAATTGCGTCTCTGATTGAGGAGGGGCCTAATGGGATGAAATTTGCTGGGACATTGTGCGATATGCTGTTCCGGGTTTATGCAGAAAACAAAATGGTTGAGGAGGCTATTGGGGTTTTTGATTATGTGGGCAGGAATGGGATTGAGATTGGAGAAAGGTCCTGCATTGTGCTTTTGCTTGCATTGAGGAAATGTGGTCGGGTGGATTCATGTTGGAGGTTCTTCGATCGAATGGTCAAAAACGGTGTTCGAATCACGGTTCTTACATATAACACAATTTTGAAAGCATACATTGGAAGGAAGGATTTTGAGGGCGTTAGTGAGGTTCTGAGGTTGATGGAGAAGGATGGTGTGGGTTATAATGTGGTGACATCCACGCTTTTGATTGATTTGTTTGGTAGTTCTGAGAGGATTGAGGGTGCTCAAAAGGTGTTTGAGGAAATGCCTGAGAGAGGGATAGAACCAGATTTGTATGTTTATACCTCGATTATTAATTGCTATTGTAAAGCGGGAAATATGGAGAGGGCGTTGTTTCTGCTCAGTGAATGTAATCAAAGGGGGTTTGCACCAAATGAGCATACTTACGGGGTATTGATTAATGGTGCGTGCAAGGCAGGGCAGATGGAGATGGCGGACATCTTGGTGAATGAGATGCAGAGTAAAGGCATTGACGTAAACCAAGTGGTGTTTCATACACTAATGGACGGGTACTGCAAAAAGGGGATGATGGATGAAGCTCTGAAGCTGCGGGATGTCATGGAAAAGAAAGGGTTTCAATTTGATGTGTTTACGTACAGCACTGTAGCTAGCGGATTGTGTAAATTGAACAGAAATGAAGAGGCAAAGGCTTTGTTGTTCACAGTGGAAGAAAGAGGCGTGACTCCAAACGCCGTGTGTTTCACTATTCTGATTGACATATTCTGCAAGGAAGGAAACTTAGACGAAGCAAAACGGGTATTCAATGATATGAAAAGGAAGGGAGAGAGACCTAACACTGTCACATACAATGCTCTAATTGACGGGTATAGCAAGAACGGTTACATGAACAAAGCTCGTAAGCTAAAGAAGGAGATGGAAGACAAAGGCCTGAGGCCTAATACACGTACGTTGAATACACTTATACATGGCGAATGTGTTGACGGCAAGGTGGATGAGGCACTGAAATTATTTCGTGAGATGCCTCAGAGGAATTTAACTCGCAATGTTGTCACATATACAACTATGATTTCAGGTTTGTCGAAGAATGGGAGAACACACGAAGctcttaaattgtatgatgagATGGAAAAAGCAGGCCTTACACCTGATAAAAGACTATATCGACTATATCGTTCGCTTGTGGACTTAGTTGGCGTAGCCGAAAGAGAAGAATTAAGCTGA
- the LOC139195024 gene encoding uncharacterized protein, translating into MKVQADKQRSERTFKVGDLVYLKLIPNQLQSLATHVYHKLHPKFYGPFEVLEKIGEVAYKLKLPETSKIHPVFHVRCLKKHIGPDVNPVPLLPLVTEDGLQVQEPLAVLQRRVYKKNNVAGVQLLIHWMDKDVEESTWEDYDEFTTRFPDFKF; encoded by the coding sequence ATGAAGGTGCAAGCAGATAAACAGAGAAGTGAGAGAACTTTTAAGGTGGGAGACTTGGTTTATTTGAAGCTCATTCCCAACCAGCTGCAGTCACTCGCAACTCATGTCTATCACAAGCTGCACCCTAAATTCTATGGTCCTTTTGAAGTGTTGGAAAAAATTGGAGAGGTAGCCTACAAGTTAAAACTCCCTGAGACCTCCAAGATACATCCAGTTTTCCATGTCAGATGCTTGAAGAAGCATATTGGTCCTGATGTTAATCCAGTGCCATTGTTGCCATTGGTCACTGAGGATGGGTTACAAGTTCAAGAGCCTTTGGCTGTGCTACAGAGGAGGGTGTATAAGAAGAACAATGTTGCTGGGGTGCAATTGCTTATTCACTGGATGGACAAGGATGTTGAAGAATCAACCTGGGAGGATTATGATGAGTTCACTACAAGATTTCCAGACTTCAAGTTCTAG